TTTGAAATCGAAGAGCACTTGTTGACTCTTTCTGAAAACGAAAAAGGTTGGACCAAGGAAATCAACCGTGTGAGCTTTAATGGTGCTCCTGCAAAGTTTGATATTCGTGCTTGGAGCCCAGATCATACTAAAATGGGCAAAGGAATTACTCTCTCAAATGAAGAATTTCAAACAATGGTGGATGCCTTAAAAATCAACTAAGTTTTCAAAATGAAAGAAAAGGATACTGAGTCATGACAACTCGATATCCTTTTTTAGTTAGCAAAGTAAGACTGATTTTTAAGGCGTTGAAGTAGCGGACGGCTAATAAAACTAATAGCCAGAAGTTTACCAAGGTCTGGAATGATAAAGGGAATGACCCCCACAACAAGAGCTTTTTCAAATGCCATTCCAGCAAGAAAATGTAAACTGAGAATCCCACCGACAAAAACAAGGGCATCACCCAAGAGGTTTGCAAGAAAAATATTGAC
The Streptococcus toyakuensis genome window above contains:
- a CDS encoding YdbC family protein yields the protein MAEFTFEIEEHLLTLSENEKGWTKEINRVSFNGAPAKFDIRAWSPDHTKMGKGITLSNEEFQTMVDALKIN